The Phaeobacter sp. A36a-5a DNA segment ATCCTCTGGGCTGGTGGGCTTTACGGGCTGAATTCCGTCTGCAAGGCCTCGCTCAGCCAGGCCGCAGGCGCCGTTCTGGGCGCCGCGAGGGCCGCGCAGATTCCGGACCCGGATAAACCGCTGATCGGTATCATGTCCCTTGGCACATCGGCGCTGAAATACGTCATTCCGCTGAAACCGGCGCTTGAGGCACGTGGGTTTGAGGTTGCGGTCTTTCACGCCACCGGAATGGGAGGGCGCGCCTTTGAAAGCCTCGCAGAGCAGGGCGCCTTTGCCTGCGTGTTTGACTTCTGCACCCAGGAGCTTGGCAACCATATCCACGGATCGTCGATTTCCGCCGGTGCGGATCGCCTTACCAATGCCGGCGCCAGGGGGACGCCGCAGATTGCCGCCCCCGGCTGCTATGATCTGGTTGATGTGGTCGGCTGGCAGCCAATCGCCGAGAAATGGTCGGACCATCCGAAACATGCGCACAACCGGCTGCTGACCTCGATTGTCCTCAACACCGAGGAACGGCGCCAGGTCGCCCGCGCCCATTCGAAACAGCTGGCTGACGCCGGCGGTCCTGTGGCAATGATCCTGCCGGAGCGTGGACTCGGCGAATGGGACCGCGAAGGCGCCGACCTGCACGACAGCGCGGGGCTGGCGGCGTTTCTGGCGGAGCTTGAGGCGACATTGCCCGCGCATGTCTCCGTGCACCGCCTCGACAGCCATATCAACGACCGTGCCTTCGCCGATAAGGCGCTGGAGATTTTCGACCGCTGGTGCGCCGACGGCATTGTTTCGCCGTAACGCCTGCCGCCCGGATCCTGCGCTTGACTCGCCGTGTGCTTTTTACTTAACTTGATAAGCAATAAATCGCCAAGGTGCCCTGATGCCCCATTTCCAGATCGAATACTCCGCCAATCTAGAGGACGTGCTGGACATCTCTGCACTGTGCGAGGCGATCCGCGCAGAGGCGGCCGCGATCGACACCTTTCCCATTGCAGGGATCCGGGTGCGGGCGCTGCGCGTCGATCATGTGGCAATTGCCGATGGCAACCCGGACCATGGTTTCATCGACCTGTCCATCCGCCT contains these protein-coding regions:
- a CDS encoding Tm-1-like ATP-binding domain-containing protein; translation: MTEKTILVVGTYDTKDDELGFLASVIGDQGGRVLTMDVSVLGDPSTPTDYSKHDVAEAGGSSIRAAIDSGDENTAMQIMAHGASLLTARLHRMAAFDGVIVLGGTMGTDLALDVCSALPLGVPKYIVSTVSFSPLIPAERLAADTQMILWAGGLYGLNSVCKASLSQAAGAVLGAARAAQIPDPDKPLIGIMSLGTSALKYVIPLKPALEARGFEVAVFHATGMGGRAFESLAEQGAFACVFDFCTQELGNHIHGSSISAGADRLTNAGARGTPQIAAPGCYDLVDVVGWQPIAEKWSDHPKHAHNRLLTSIVLNTEERRQVARAHSKQLADAGGPVAMILPERGLGEWDREGADLHDSAGLAAFLAELEATLPAHVSVHRLDSHINDRAFADKALEIFDRWCADGIVSP
- a CDS encoding 5-carboxymethyl-2-hydroxymuconate isomerase, producing the protein MPHFQIEYSANLEDVLDISALCEAIRAEAAAIDTFPIAGIRVRALRVDHVAIADGNPDHGFIDLSIRLREGRSDTVKQDATARIFAVLRTFVAPAMDRHSIALSAEMRDINAALSPKFGNIRDHLEDPA